The region GGAGGGCCTGAAGTTCGGCGTCCGCGTCCTGGACCGTTTCATCGAACAGAGCTGACCGATCGGTCAGCTGTACCCGTACCGGTGGTTTCGTTCGCCGGTACGGGTGAAAGGCCCGATGCCTTCGTAGCCCTCTTTCTCCGGGGTCGTTACGACGGTGTGGTCCGCAGGCCGGGCCGCGCTTGTCCCACCAGGAGGAATACGAATGATCAAGAAGGTCGTCGCCGTCACCGTCGCCACCGGCGGTCTCATGCTCGCGGGCGCGGGTATGGCCGCCGCCGACGCCGGTGCCCAGGGCGCCGCAGTGGCGTCCCCCGGTGTGCTGTCGGGCAATGTCATCCAGATCCCCGTGCACATCCCGCTGAACGTATGCGGAAACACGATCAACGTCGTCGGGCTGCTCAACCCCGCCTTCGGCAACACCTGCGTCAACAGCTGATCACGCCGCGGCCGTGCAGGCTGCGCGGCCGACGCCGGATCGGCCCCGGACGCACCCACCTGCGTTCCGGGGCCGCTCGCCATTCCAGGATCCCTGAACGCAGGGGAAGGTTAGGGGAAGTAATGCGACAGGTCGCAAAAAAGGGCCTGCTCACCGTGGTCGCCACCGGCGGGGTGATCGCCGCGACCGGTGGTCTGGCGTACGCCGACGCGGGCGCGTTCGGTGCGGCCGCCGATTCGCCCGGCGTCGTGTCGGGCAACACGGTCCAGGTCCCGGTGCACGTGCCGGTCAACGCGTGCGGCAACACCATCGACGTGGTGGGCCTGCTGAACCCCGCGTTCGGCAACCACTGCGCCAACGTCTCCGCCCACCCGGGCGGCGGCGGGGGCGGTTCCGTCGCCCGCGGCGGCGCCCACCACTCGCCGGGCGTCGGCTCGGGCAACGCCGCCCAGGTGCCGGTGGACGTGCCGGTCAACGCGTGCGGGAACACCATCGACGTGGTGGGCCTGCTCAACCCGGTCTTCGGGAACGACTGCGCGAACGTCGAGACACCGCCCGTCACCCCGGTCACTCCGGGGAACCCCGTGACACCGCCCGGCGGCCACCCGGGCCACCCCGGTCACCCGGGCCACCCCGGTCACCCCGGTCACCCCGGACATCCGGGTACGCCCGGCACTCCGGGGAACCCGGGTACGCCCGGCACTCCGGGTACGCCGAGCACCCCGGGCAACCCGGGCACCCCCGTGACGCCCAGCGCCCCGGGCAAGCCCGGCGCCCCTGTGTCGCACCTCACCCCGGCGACGCCCGGCAACAGCACCGGCACGCTCGCGCACACCGGTTCCGACGGCATGGCCCTCAGCGCCTTCGCCGCCGGCGCCCTGCTGCTCGGCGGCGCCCTGCTCTACCGCCGCGGCCGCCGCACCCAGGGCTGAGCGCACCGCAGCCCGAAGCCCGGCCCGACGTCCGGCCCGCGGTCAGGGCCGGTCGAGGCCGCTCAGGTGCGGGCCATCTCACCAGGTGGCCCGCACCTGACGGATGATCCGGCGCCGCAGCCGCACGCGTCTGCTCCCGTCGGGATAGAGGCGGAGCCGGTCCACTTCCCAGTGCCCGTACTCCGCCTCGTCGGTCAGCAACCGTGTCGCGTCCTTGCGGGAGACCCCACGCGGCACGTACATCTCTCTGAATTCGTATTCCGGCATCGCATCTATTGTGCAAGCAACGCCCTGGTGCGGATAGCGTCTGCCTCATGTCTGATGACGTGCAGCCCACGGCGGCCGAGGTCCGTGCCGCAGTCGAGGCGGTCAAGGCCGCGCTCGACCGGCATCTCGACGCGATCGAGAAGCGCAGCGGCGAGGACGACCCCGCCGTTCACGAGGCGTTCGAGGCGCTGGCCTCGGCCGCCGAGTCGTACGACGAGTTGCTGTACGACGCCTACGACGAGGTGACCCCGCTCGAAGTGCCCACCGGCGGTTCGATGCCGGAGTACGAGGGTCCGGAAGAGCCCGAGGCGATCAGCGTGCTGATCCGCCGCGACTACACGGTCGTCGCACCCGACCGGCTCTTCTCGCAGGCCAGACATGCGAGTGAGGACACCGACGGGTCGGCGACCGCGACCGTCAACGCGGCGCTCGGGGTGATCTTCGGGGAGTACGAACCCGACGAGATCGCCCAGCGGCACAAGGACTTCGGCTTCGAGGAGGGCGACTCCACGCTCTGGGTCTCGGCGGTGGAGCCCGCCGAGCCGGGGGAGTGGCTGGAGGCGCCCTTCGACCAGGCCGACCCGCACACGGTGGTGTGCCGCTTCGACGTCAGCGCGGTCTTCGACGACGAGCTGGGGGTCCTGGACCCGGACTGAGCCGTGTCGGATCCCTGACCCGGACCGATCCGGGCCGGCCCGTACGCGGCGAGCAGGACCGAGCACGACGGAGCAGGACCGGCGGCCCCGGGGGCATACCCCCGGGGCCGCCGGGCTCAGCCCTGCGCGGTCAGCTCGCGCAGCACCGCTGCCAGCCGGGTCGTGCGCTCCGTCGCGGGCGGCCCCGCGACCGCCTGGGCCAGCTGCTGTTCCGCGCCCTGCACCACCGACAGGTGGCGTTCACCGCGGCCGAACGCCGTGTAGACCCAGGACCTGGTCAGCAGCGGCCCCGCGTCGCCCGGGACGACCACCACCGCGGCGGGCCAGCGCATACCGGCCGCCTGATGCCCGGTCACCGCCCAGCCGTGCCGTACGGTCGCCGCCACGTCCCCGCGCGGGACCAGCACCGGGCCCCCCTCGCAGTCCAGCCGCAGCCCCTCGGGCTCGGCGCCGGTCACCGTGCCGGGCAGCGTACGGCCGGGCACCGGTACGTGGACGACCCGGTCGCCCGGGTCGAAGCCGCCAAAACGGCCGGGACCGGGGTTGAGGCGCTCCTTGAGCGCGGCATTGAGCGCCCGGGTGCCGACCGGGCCGCCGTGGCCCGTGGTGACCACCTGGACCTGCGCCCCCTCGACGCCGAAGGCCCGCGGCACCGAGTCGGCGACCAGCTGGACCGTACGGTGCACGGCCTCGCGCGGGTCGCGCACCGGCACCACCACGACTTCCTTGTCCGGCGCGTCCACGGACGCCAGCTCGCCCTCGCCGACGCAGGACACCAGCTCGCCGATCGGCCCCGGGTCAGGCGTACGGGACACCACCCGCGGGCAGACCCGGGCCGCCAGCAGGTCGGCGAAGACCCGGCCGGCCCCCGCCGACCACAGCGCGTGCGGGTCGCCGCTGAGCACCAGCCGGGCGCCGTCAGGGACCGCCTCCACGAGCGTCGTGGCCTCCTCGACGGACAGCTGTGGCGCGTCGAGCACGGCCAGCAGGTCCAGGCCGAGGCTGCCGTCCCCGGCGAGCCCGGGACCCTCGGCGCCGGACAGCAGCCCGGCCACCGTCACGGCCGCGTCCTCGCCCACGACGGCGGCGAGCCTGCGGCGGCCGTTCTCGGTGTACGCCGCCGCGTACGCGCGCAGGCCCGCGGCCCGTGCGGCGGCCACCAGCGCGGCGGGCTCGGCACGCGCCGCCTCGCCGCCGGAGTGCACGACCAGGCCGCTGCCCGCCGCGGCCCTGATCAGCTCGGCCGCGGAAGGCGTCGGGGCGGCCGTACGCGCCCACTGCGGCTCCTCGCCCCCGCTCTCGCCCTCGAAGGACCGCAGCAGCCGGAAGAAGCCGTCCGCGAGGCTCTCCTCGGCCATCGCGTAACGGTCCAGGCCGAGCAGCAGCGATACGTCCTCCTCGCCGTCCTCGTCCTGGTCGTCGCCCTCCCGGAAGACCAGCACCTGGCCGTCCGTGACGGCCGCCGTGACCGCGGCCTCCGGGTCGGGCAGGGAATACCCGCGCAGGGCGGTGTGCAGGTCGGCCGGCGGCAGCGCGGTGTGCCCGCGCAGGGCGGCGTCCTCCAGCACCCGGGCGACCAGCGCGCGGGCCCGCCGCTCGTCGCCGGGGCCGCACGCGCTCCCGAGCAGCCCGCGCGCGAACGCGTCCCCCTGCTCCACCCGTACCCCGGCGACCCCGAGCACCAGCCACGGGTCGGCCCGCAGCTCCGCCGCGGCCCGCTCCCCGAGCAGCCGCACGGCACCTTCCGCCAGCTCCGCCGGCGCGCCGCCCTCGCCCAGCACGGCAGCCGCCGCTGCGACGGCCCCGGCGTCCAAGGCCACGCGCTGCGCGCCGCCCTGGGGCCGACCGGTGCCTGCTGGGCCACCCTGCGGCCCCTGCGGCCGGGAGTCGCCCGCGCTCGGAGTCCCGGCAGGCCCGCCCGGGTCGCCGGTGCGGCCGTCCGGCCCGCCGCCATCCGCGCCCGCCGTACGCCCGGCGCCGAGCCGGTCGCCGGAGGGTCCGTCTGGAGCCCCGGCCGGTCCGTCCGGTCCGCCGCCGTCCGCGACTGCCCCACGCCCGGCGCCGAGCCGGTCGCCGGACGGCTCGCCGCCACCGGCGGCACCGGCACCGGACCCGCCGGTGCCTGCGTCCCGCGTGCCTGCGGCCGTTGTCCCGTCGTCGTCGGTGTCCGGCCCGCTGCCGCCCGCGCTGCGGGCGCCCGTGGCCGACTCGGCGGCGTCGCCGGCTCCGGAGCCTGGCCCGCTTCCGCCAGCGGCGTCGCCGGCGTCGGGCGCACCGCCCGCGGTTCCGGAGCCGGACCCGCTACCGCCCGCACCCTCGGCGTCGGGCGCACTGCCCGCGCCCTCGGCACCTGCGGGCGCACTGCCCGAGCCCTCGGCGCCCGGGGCCGTCGCGGCGCCGTCCGCCTCCGCGGCCTCCGCGTCGTCGGCACCGGCACCGGCACCCGCTCCGGACCCGCCGTCGTCCGCGGCCTCCGTCCCCGGGGGCGGGGCGGACGTGTCCGCCGCCTCGGCCTCGGCCGCCTGGAGGGCGGCGGCCTCCGCCGCCATCGCCTCCCGGCGCTTGCGGCGGGCCTCGGCCGCATTGCCGCGCGGGGCCGGAGCGGCAGCGCTTTCGCCGCGTTCGATGGAGCGGACGGCCGCCGCGAGGCTCGCCAGGTCCGCCGGTGGGCGGCGGGGACCGGGCGTCGCCGCCGGGTCCTGGGGGTCGGGCGCGGGCGGCGGGTCGGCGGGGGGCATTGCGGCCTCCGTGGAGGGAGCGTGACGCGCGTTCAGAGCGTGCTCCAGTCGTGGTCCGGGTAGCGGTGCAGCGGCGCCGACACATCGTCCAGCGCCAGGCAGATCTCTTCCGGAAGCGTAAGCGCCTCCACCGACAGCGCCGCCGCGAGCTGTTGGGCGTTGCGCGCGCCGAGCAGCGGTGCGGTGACGCCGGGCCGGTCGCGTACCCAGGCGAGAGCCACATGCAGGGGGGACACGGCGAGCCCGTCCGCCGCTATGGACAGCGCGTCCACGATCGAGCCGGCCGTGTCGTCCAGGTAGGGCGCGACGAAGGGCGCCATGTCGTCGGAGCCGCCGCGGGACTCCTGCGGTGTGCCGTTGCGGTACTTCCCGGTCAGGACACCGCGGCCGAGCGGCGAGGAGGGCAGCAGCCCGACGCCGAGGTCGATCGCGGCGGGCAGCACCTCGCGCTCCACACCGCGCTGGAGCAGCGAATACTCCATCTGCGTGCTGGCCAGCGGGGTGCGGCCGGGGCTCGCGAGCTGCCAGGTCGCCGCCTTGGCGAGCTGCCAGCCGCAGAAGTTGGACACCCCGACGTAGCGGGCCCGGCCCGAGCTGACGGCGATGTCCAGCGCCTGCAGCGTCTCCTCCAGCGGTGTGCCCGGGTCGAAGGCGTGCACCTGCCACAGGTCGACGTAGTCCGT is a window of Streptomyces sp. NBC_01477 DNA encoding:
- a CDS encoding chaplin encodes the protein MIKKVVAVTVATGGLMLAGAGMAAADAGAQGAAVASPGVLSGNVIQIPVHIPLNVCGNTINVVGLLNPAFGNTCVNS
- a CDS encoding chaplin, coding for MRQVAKKGLLTVVATGGVIAATGGLAYADAGAFGAAADSPGVVSGNTVQVPVHVPVNACGNTIDVVGLLNPAFGNHCANVSAHPGGGGGGSVARGGAHHSPGVGSGNAAQVPVDVPVNACGNTIDVVGLLNPVFGNDCANVETPPVTPVTPGNPVTPPGGHPGHPGHPGHPGHPGHPGHPGTPGTPGNPGTPGTPGTPSTPGNPGTPVTPSAPGKPGAPVSHLTPATPGNSTGTLAHTGSDGMALSAFAAGALLLGGALLYRRGRRTQG
- a CDS encoding DUF5703 family protein codes for the protein MPEYEFREMYVPRGVSRKDATRLLTDEAEYGHWEVDRLRLYPDGSRRVRLRRRIIRQVRATW
- a CDS encoding helix-hairpin-helix domain-containing protein, with amino-acid sequence MPPADPPPAPDPQDPAATPGPRRPPADLASLAAAVRSIERGESAAAPAPRGNAAEARRKRREAMAAEAAALQAAEAEAADTSAPPPGTEAADDGGSGAGAGAGADDAEAAEADGAATAPGAEGSGSAPAGAEGAGSAPDAEGAGGSGSGSGTAGGAPDAGDAAGGSGPGSGAGDAAESATGARSAGGSGPDTDDDGTTAAGTRDAGTGGSGAGAAGGGEPSGDRLGAGRGAVADGGGPDGPAGAPDGPSGDRLGAGRTAGADGGGPDGRTGDPGGPAGTPSAGDSRPQGPQGGPAGTGRPQGGAQRVALDAGAVAAAAAVLGEGGAPAELAEGAVRLLGERAAAELRADPWLVLGVAGVRVEQGDAFARGLLGSACGPGDERRARALVARVLEDAALRGHTALPPADLHTALRGYSLPDPEAAVTAAVTDGQVLVFREGDDQDEDGEEDVSLLLGLDRYAMAEESLADGFFRLLRSFEGESGGEEPQWARTAAPTPSAAELIRAAAGSGLVVHSGGEAARAEPAALVAAARAAGLRAYAAAYTENGRRRLAAVVGEDAAVTVAGLLSGAEGPGLAGDGSLGLDLLAVLDAPQLSVEEATTLVEAVPDGARLVLSGDPHALWSAGAGRVFADLLAARVCPRVVSRTPDPGPIGELVSCVGEGELASVDAPDKEVVVVPVRDPREAVHRTVQLVADSVPRAFGVEGAQVQVVTTGHGGPVGTRALNAALKERLNPGPGRFGGFDPGDRVVHVPVPGRTLPGTVTGAEPEGLRLDCEGGPVLVPRGDVAATVRHGWAVTGHQAAGMRWPAAVVVVPGDAGPLLTRSWVYTAFGRGERHLSVVQGAEQQLAQAVAGPPATERTTRLAAVLRELTAQG
- a CDS encoding aldo/keto reductase — encoded protein: MEHRHLGRTGLRVSRLGLGTLTWGRNTGERDAADQLKTFWNAGGSLVDTADVYADGGAEYLLGRLIEDLVPRSDLVIATKAGSVPDPDRRFDTSRGHLLSALDASLQRLGTDYVDLWQVHAFDPGTPLEETLQALDIAVSSGRARYVGVSNFCGWQLAKAATWQLASPGRTPLASTQMEYSLLQRGVEREVLPAAIDLGVGLLPSSPLGRGVLTGKYRNGTPQESRGGSDDMAPFVAPYLDDTAGSIVDALSIAADGLAVSPLHVALAWVRDRPGVTAPLLGARNAQQLAAALSVEALTLPEEICLALDDVSAPLHRYPDHDWSTL